A single window of Microbispora hainanensis DNA harbors:
- a CDS encoding sulfate ABC transporter substrate-binding protein, with the protein MRVRRLGAIAAAIVATTTLVTACGGGDNAAGGDGGGKVQLALVAYSTPQAAFEDVIKAFQQTPEGKNITFTQSYGASGDQSRAVANGLKADIVEFSLETDITRLVKAGIVAEDWNSGPTKGILTDSVVVIGTRKGNPKGLKTWDDLVKPGVEVLTPNPFTSGAARWNLLAGYGAKSNKGADQAAGLAYLDALLKNVPVQDDSGRKALQTFAGGKGDALLTYENEAIFAQQNGQELDYTIPDATLLIENPVAVTKTSAHPKEAQAFLKFLYTTEAQTIFAKNGYRPVIDGVTGFNWVTPPQLFTIQDLGGWDKITSEFFDSKTGKVAEIERKLGVATEK; encoded by the coding sequence ATGAGAGTGCGCAGGCTCGGGGCCATCGCAGCCGCCATCGTGGCGACGACCACCCTGGTCACCGCCTGCGGGGGAGGCGACAACGCCGCCGGGGGCGACGGCGGGGGCAAGGTGCAGTTGGCGCTGGTCGCCTACTCCACTCCCCAGGCGGCGTTCGAGGACGTCATCAAGGCGTTCCAGCAGACGCCCGAGGGCAAGAACATCACCTTCACTCAGTCGTACGGCGCGTCCGGCGACCAGAGCCGGGCCGTCGCGAACGGCCTCAAGGCGGACATCGTCGAGTTCTCTCTGGAGACCGACATCACCCGGCTGGTCAAGGCCGGCATCGTCGCGGAGGACTGGAACTCGGGCCCCACCAAGGGCATCCTCACCGACTCCGTCGTCGTCATCGGCACCCGCAAGGGCAACCCGAAGGGCCTCAAGACCTGGGACGACCTCGTCAAGCCGGGCGTCGAGGTGCTCACCCCCAACCCCTTCACCTCCGGCGCCGCGCGCTGGAACCTCCTCGCGGGCTACGGCGCCAAGTCGAACAAGGGCGCCGACCAGGCCGCCGGGCTCGCCTACCTCGACGCACTGCTCAAGAACGTGCCGGTCCAGGACGACAGCGGCCGCAAGGCGCTGCAGACCTTCGCCGGCGGCAAGGGCGACGCGCTCCTCACGTACGAGAACGAGGCCATATTCGCCCAGCAGAACGGCCAGGAGCTCGACTACACCATCCCGGACGCGACGCTCCTCATCGAGAACCCCGTGGCCGTGACGAAGACCAGCGCCCACCCCAAGGAGGCCCAGGCCTTCCTGAAGTTCCTCTACACCACCGAAGCCCAGACGATCTTCGCGAAGAACGGCTACCGCCCGGTGATCGACGGTGTCACCGGCTTCAACTGGGTGACGCCGCCGCAGCTCTTCACGATCCAGGACCTCGGCGGCTGGGACAAGATCACATCTGAGTTCTTCGACTCGAAGACCGGCAAGGTCGCGGAGATCGAGCGCAAGCTCGGCGTGGCCACCGAGAAGTAA
- the cysT gene encoding sulfate ABC transporter permease subunit CysT, with amino-acid sequence MTAITVRPARRLAGGTAAGLGVAVLYLSLIVLIPLAAVVWRSADQGPGYFWRSVTTPDAWAALTLTIGASALVALINLVMGTAIAWVLVRDRFPGRRVLDTIIDLPFALPTIVAGLVLLALYGPQSPLGINLAYSRAGVVLALMFVTLPFVVRTVQPVLLELDTEMEQAAASLGAGPFQTFRRVILPNLIPAMLSGTALAFTRAISEFGSTVLISGNLPFKTQVAAVNIFSQIEGDNTTGAAAISTVLLVVALVALISLDVLQRWGSRRG; translated from the coding sequence GTGACCGCGATCACCGTACGACCTGCCCGGCGCCTGGCCGGCGGCACCGCCGCCGGCCTCGGCGTCGCGGTCCTCTACCTGAGCCTGATCGTCCTGATCCCGCTGGCCGCCGTCGTCTGGCGCTCGGCCGACCAGGGGCCCGGGTATTTCTGGCGCTCCGTCACCACCCCCGACGCCTGGGCGGCGCTCACCCTGACCATCGGCGCCTCCGCGCTCGTCGCCCTGATCAACCTGGTCATGGGCACCGCGATCGCCTGGGTGCTGGTCCGCGACCGTTTCCCCGGCCGGCGGGTGCTCGACACGATCATCGACCTGCCGTTCGCACTGCCGACGATCGTCGCCGGTCTCGTCCTGCTCGCGTTGTACGGCCCGCAGTCCCCGCTCGGGATCAACCTCGCCTACAGCAGGGCCGGAGTGGTGCTGGCACTGATGTTCGTCACACTGCCGTTCGTCGTCCGTACCGTGCAGCCGGTCCTGCTGGAGCTCGACACGGAGATGGAGCAGGCGGCGGCCTCCCTCGGCGCGGGGCCGTTCCAGACCTTCCGCCGGGTCATCCTGCCGAACCTGATCCCCGCGATGCTCTCCGGCACCGCGCTCGCCTTCACCCGGGCGATCTCCGAGTTCGGCTCGACCGTGCTCATCTCGGGCAACCTGCCGTTCAAGACACAGGTGGCGGCGGTGAACATCTTCAGCCAGATCGAGGGCGACAACACGACCGGTGCGGCCGCGATCTCGACGGTCCTGCTCGTGGTGGCCCTGGTCGCGCTGATCTCCCTCGACGTCCTGCAGCGATGGGGGAGCCGCCGTGGCTAA
- a CDS encoding sulfate ABC transporter permease subunit produces MAKHALRLVAVAYVLFLLVLPVILIVWRTFGDGLGPFVEALTSPSALHAFKVTVTVAGWAVVANTVFGVLTAILLVRHRFPGKRLLGAFIDLPMAVSPVVVGLALILVYGRFAPFGGLLESWGIQVIFSTPGMVLATVFVALPLVVRAIVPVLEELGDEQEQAAHTLGASRLQAFIRITLPGIRWALGYGIVLCLARSLGEYGAVAVVSGRLVDQTQTLTLFVEERFQNFDQPAAFAAATALALIAVVTLLLTKLLRPKDRIDGN; encoded by the coding sequence GTGGCTAAGCATGCCCTGCGCCTGGTCGCCGTCGCCTACGTCCTGTTCCTGCTGGTCCTGCCCGTGATCCTGATCGTCTGGCGGACCTTCGGCGACGGGCTGGGGCCGTTCGTCGAGGCCCTGACCTCCCCGTCGGCCCTGCACGCGTTCAAGGTCACGGTGACGGTCGCCGGATGGGCGGTCGTGGCCAACACGGTCTTCGGGGTCCTCACCGCGATCCTGCTCGTCCGGCACCGGTTCCCCGGCAAGCGGCTGCTGGGGGCGTTCATCGACCTGCCGATGGCCGTCTCGCCGGTCGTCGTCGGGCTCGCGCTCATCCTCGTGTACGGCCGCTTCGCCCCCTTCGGCGGCCTGCTGGAGAGCTGGGGGATCCAGGTGATCTTCTCCACCCCCGGCATGGTGCTGGCCACGGTGTTCGTGGCGCTGCCCCTCGTCGTACGGGCCATCGTGCCGGTCCTGGAGGAGCTCGGCGACGAGCAGGAGCAGGCCGCGCACACGCTGGGGGCGAGCCGTCTCCAGGCGTTCATCCGCATCACGCTCCCCGGCATCCGCTGGGCCCTCGGCTACGGCATCGTGCTCTGCCTGGCCCGTTCGCTCGGCGAGTACGGCGCGGTCGCGGTGGTCTCCGGCCGCCTCGTCGACCAGACCCAGACGCTGACGCTGTTCGTGGAGGAGCGGTTCCAGAACTTCGACCAGCCGGCCGCGTTCGCCGCCGCCACGGCCCTCGCCCTGATCGCCGTGGTCACCCTGCTGCTCACCAAGCTCCTGCGCCCGAAGGATCGCATCGATGGCAATTGA
- a CDS encoding sulfate/molybdate ABC transporter ATP-binding protein: protein MAIEVRDVNKSFGTTPVLHDVSLDVAAGSLTALLGPSGGGKSTLLRVIAGLERPDTGTVRISGVDATRLSPQRRNVGFVFQHYAAFKHLTVFRNVAFGLEIRKRPKDEIRKRVMELLELVHLEKLADRYPSQLSGGQRQRMALARALAVEPQVLLLDEPFGALDAQVRKELRTWLRRLHDEVHVTTVFVTHDQEEAIEVADTIVVLAGGEVVQAGSPAEVYDNPANPFVMRFLGPVTEIDGNLVRPHDIEISPDPVEGGSPAVVSRVVRLGFEVRVEVEIGGQDAWVQVTREQADRLGLGPGDAVHLRPIPGARSLALAL, encoded by the coding sequence ATGGCAATTGAGGTACGCGACGTGAACAAGTCGTTCGGGACGACGCCCGTCCTGCACGACGTGTCGCTCGATGTCGCCGCGGGGTCGCTCACCGCCCTGCTCGGCCCGAGCGGCGGAGGGAAGTCGACGCTGCTGCGGGTGATCGCCGGACTGGAGCGGCCCGACACCGGCACGGTGCGGATCTCCGGCGTCGACGCCACCCGGCTGTCCCCGCAGCGGCGCAACGTCGGCTTCGTGTTCCAGCACTACGCCGCCTTCAAGCACCTCACGGTCTTCCGCAACGTGGCCTTCGGCCTGGAAATCCGCAAGCGGCCCAAGGACGAGATCCGCAAGCGCGTCATGGAGCTGCTGGAGCTCGTCCACCTGGAGAAACTGGCCGACCGCTACCCGTCCCAGCTGTCGGGGGGCCAGCGCCAGCGCATGGCCCTCGCCCGTGCCCTCGCGGTGGAGCCCCAGGTGCTGCTGCTGGACGAGCCGTTCGGCGCCCTCGACGCGCAGGTGCGCAAGGAACTGCGCACGTGGCTGCGCCGGCTGCACGACGAGGTCCACGTCACCACCGTGTTCGTCACCCACGACCAGGAGGAGGCCATCGAGGTCGCCGACACGATCGTGGTGCTGGCCGGTGGCGAGGTCGTGCAGGCCGGCAGCCCCGCCGAGGTGTACGACAACCCGGCCAACCCGTTCGTGATGCGCTTCCTGGGCCCGGTCACCGAGATCGACGGCAACCTGGTGCGCCCGCACGACATCGAGATCAGCCCCGACCCCGTCGAGGGCGGCTCGCCCGCCGTGGTCTCCCGCGTCGTACGGCTCGGCTTCGAGGTGCGCGTCGAGGTGGAGATCGGCGGGCAGGACGCCTGGGTCCAGGTGACCCGGGAGCAGGCCGACCGGCTCGGTCTCGGGCCTGGCGACGCCGTCCATCTGCGGCCCATCCCGGGCGCCCGGTCCCTGGCACTCGCGCTGTGA
- a CDS encoding RrF2 family transcriptional regulator, producing the protein MRLSVRTQYALRAAAELAAAAPGPVPAERIAAAQRIPRRFLDNILLQMRRAGLIHSQRGPDGGYWLARPAEQITLADVVLIMEGAPPASEGFHGVAEPLGDVWTALRDHEQATLTEVTLAHIATGSLPPL; encoded by the coding sequence ATGCGGCTTTCCGTTAGGACCCAATACGCCCTGCGCGCCGCCGCCGAACTGGCCGCGGCGGCGCCGGGGCCGGTCCCGGCTGAGCGGATCGCGGCCGCGCAGCGCATTCCGCGGCGGTTTCTCGACAACATCCTGCTGCAGATGCGGCGGGCCGGCCTCATCCACAGCCAGCGCGGGCCCGACGGCGGCTACTGGCTGGCGCGGCCCGCCGAGCAGATCACGCTCGCCGACGTCGTCCTCATCATGGAGGGGGCGCCCCCGGCCAGCGAAGGGTTCCACGGGGTCGCCGAGCCCCTCGGCGACGTCTGGACGGCACTGCGCGACCACGAGCAGGCGACGCTCACCGAGGTCACGCTCGCCCACATCGCAACCGGATCACTTCCACCCCTCTGA
- a CDS encoding serine/threonine-protein kinase, with the protein MGTAGQLIVRRYRLVRALGHGRSGLVWEGRDTLLDRPVAIREVLLPPNLSESARLRLAQRISREARQAERLRHPHIAAVYDVADEDGALYVVTELVPSRSLDGVVSGDGPLPPAEAARIARTVLSALTHAHAAGVRHGDVRPANVLLAHDGRVVLADFGVSVPGSPGSSADASGRDAEAYLAPERAAGGPPTVAADLWSLGATLHTAVTGRPPVMQGPSGQGQPVLQAEDVPGELRAVLAGLLAREPRRRIDAETADRLLAEIEPPAPPRPVRRGRARLVTGIAVAVLVACAVGGWAVGGWAGLRPGKATPAPTSLSPSLSPSLSPSLSPSVSVSASGQPARRLKLKWHTSDAGWRAGVPRGWIREDGPYSISWRSRDGGAVFTVEVTAQQGTDPLAALGEAEEILRPEAKTYRKLRLRSVNGEHGPSADWEFTWTPRKASARDHLAKGVEYHQYRRVISTATATSVLTWTTSAADWDTLRPTLARVLALFQPPPATPSPSAA; encoded by the coding sequence ATGGGTACTGCTGGGCAGCTCATCGTCAGGCGATACCGGCTGGTCCGCGCCCTCGGCCACGGCCGCTCCGGGCTGGTATGGGAGGGCCGCGACACGCTGCTCGACCGGCCCGTCGCGATCCGCGAGGTCCTGCTGCCTCCGAACCTGAGCGAGAGCGCGCGGTTGCGGCTCGCCCAGCGGATCTCCCGTGAGGCCCGCCAGGCCGAGCGGCTGCGTCACCCCCACATCGCCGCCGTCTACGACGTCGCCGACGAGGACGGCGCCCTCTACGTCGTGACGGAGCTGGTCCCGTCGCGTTCGCTCGACGGGGTGGTCTCCGGCGACGGGCCGCTGCCCCCGGCCGAGGCCGCGCGGATCGCCCGCACGGTGCTGTCCGCGCTCACCCACGCCCACGCCGCCGGCGTACGGCATGGCGACGTCCGGCCCGCCAACGTGCTCCTCGCGCACGACGGACGCGTGGTGCTCGCCGACTTCGGCGTGTCGGTGCCCGGTTCTCCCGGCTCTTCCGCCGATGCGTCCGGTCGTGACGCCGAGGCGTACCTCGCCCCGGAACGGGCCGCCGGCGGGCCGCCCACGGTCGCCGCCGACCTGTGGTCGCTGGGCGCCACCCTCCACACGGCCGTCACCGGCAGGCCGCCCGTGATGCAGGGACCCTCAGGGCAGGGGCAGCCGGTGCTTCAGGCGGAGGACGTGCCCGGGGAACTGCGCGCGGTGCTCGCCGGGCTGCTGGCCCGGGAGCCCAGACGGCGGATCGACGCGGAGACCGCCGACCGCCTGCTCGCCGAGATCGAGCCGCCCGCCCCACCCCGGCCCGTACGCCGTGGTCGTGCCCGTCTTGTCACCGGGATCGCGGTGGCCGTGCTCGTCGCCTGCGCGGTGGGAGGCTGGGCCGTCGGAGGATGGGCGGGGCTGCGGCCCGGCAAGGCCACCCCGGCTCCGACCTCCCTGTCGCCCTCCCTGTCGCCCTCCCTGTCGCCCTCTCTGTCGCCCTCGGTCTCGGTGTCGGCCTCTGGACAGCCCGCGCGGCGGCTGAAGCTGAAATGGCACACGTCCGACGCCGGCTGGCGGGCCGGTGTGCCCCGCGGCTGGATCCGCGAGGACGGGCCCTACTCGATCTCATGGCGCTCCCGGGACGGCGGGGCGGTGTTCACGGTCGAGGTGACCGCGCAGCAGGGCACCGATCCCCTGGCAGCGCTCGGCGAGGCGGAGGAGATCCTCCGTCCGGAGGCCAAGACCTATCGCAAACTGCGGCTACGCAGCGTGAACGGCGAGCACGGTCCTTCCGCCGACTGGGAGTTCACCTGGACCCCGCGCAAGGCGTCGGCGCGGGACCACCTGGCCAAGGGAGTGGAGTATCACCAGTACCGCCGGGTGATCTCCACGGCCACGGCGACGAGCGTGCTCACCTGGACCACCTCCGCCGCCGACTGGGACACCCTGCGGCCCACGCTCGCCAGGGTGCTCGCGCTCTTCCAGCCGCCGCCGGCGACCCCGTCACCATCCGCGGCCTGA
- a CDS encoding ATP-binding protein, which produces MRVAFVGKGGSGKTTLSSLFARYATRRGPVVAIDADINQHLGLVLGVDPAEHPPPLGGMLTEIKDYLRGDNPLIRDAASMVKTTPPGRGSRLIRLGDPFFPSCSAEGVSLMVTGPFEEDDLGVACYHSKLGAVELYLNHLVDGPGEYVVVDMTAGADSFASGLFTRFDLTFLVAEPTRQGVSVYRQYRDHAAGFDVAIAVLGNKVHSPEDVDFLREHVGDDLLTWFGHSPAVRGMEQGRPFTLDDLEPAAHLALATMLDRLDAQPKDWPKFGRQAAEFHIRNARAWANRATGEDLVAQIDPDFVYGPAVAAS; this is translated from the coding sequence ATGCGGGTGGCGTTCGTCGGCAAGGGCGGAAGCGGCAAGACCACGTTGTCGTCGCTGTTCGCGAGATACGCGACGCGGAGAGGACCGGTCGTCGCCATCGACGCCGACATCAACCAGCACCTCGGCCTGGTCCTGGGTGTGGACCCGGCCGAACATCCGCCGCCGCTCGGCGGGATGCTGACCGAGATCAAGGACTACCTGCGCGGCGACAACCCGCTGATCCGCGACGCGGCGTCCATGGTCAAGACGACCCCGCCCGGGCGCGGCTCGCGGCTGATCCGGCTGGGAGACCCGTTCTTCCCCTCGTGCTCCGCCGAGGGCGTCTCGCTCATGGTCACCGGCCCGTTCGAGGAGGACGACCTCGGCGTCGCCTGCTACCACTCCAAGCTGGGCGCGGTGGAGCTCTATCTCAACCACCTGGTCGACGGCCCCGGCGAGTACGTCGTGGTGGACATGACCGCGGGGGCCGACTCCTTCGCCTCCGGGTTGTTCACCCGTTTCGACCTCACCTTCCTGGTGGCCGAGCCCACCCGTCAGGGGGTGAGCGTCTACCGGCAATACCGCGACCACGCCGCCGGGTTCGACGTCGCGATCGCCGTCCTGGGCAACAAGGTCCACTCGCCGGAGGACGTCGACTTCCTCCGCGAGCACGTCGGCGACGACCTGCTGACCTGGTTCGGCCACTCCCCCGCCGTACGCGGCATGGAACAGGGCCGGCCCTTCACGCTCGACGACCTGGAGCCCGCCGCCCACCTGGCCCTCGCCACCATGCTCGACCGGCTCGACGCACAGCCCAAGGACTGGCCGAAGTTCGGCAGGCAGGCGGCGGAGTTCCACATCAGGAACGCCCGCGCGTGGGCCAACCGCGCCACCGGAGAGGACCTGGTCGCGCAGATCGACCCCGATTTCGTGTACGGCCCCGCCGTCGCCGCCTCATGA
- a CDS encoding SCO5389 family protein — translation MSLSVSNDLLDQARTGEVDDAAFVACVRDSLPYAWATITALVERRDRSGADFADNQVPPPDETARGQLLRCLASDAMRGALERHFGVRLAFQNCHRVAVFRPDATEAYREFVTPRAQILNQSPELVDC, via the coding sequence ATGTCGCTGTCCGTGTCCAACGACCTGCTCGACCAGGCCCGCACCGGTGAGGTGGACGACGCGGCGTTCGTCGCCTGCGTCCGCGACTCGCTGCCGTACGCCTGGGCGACGATCACCGCGCTGGTCGAGCGGCGGGACCGGTCCGGCGCCGACTTCGCCGACAACCAGGTGCCGCCGCCCGACGAGACCGCTCGTGGTCAGCTGCTGCGCTGCCTGGCCAGCGACGCGATGCGCGGCGCCCTCGAAAGGCACTTCGGCGTACGGCTGGCCTTCCAGAACTGCCACCGCGTCGCGGTCTTCCGCCCCGACGCCACCGAGGCGTACCGGGAGTTCGTCACTCCCCGCGCGCAGATCCTGAACCAGAGCCCCGAACTGGTCGACTGCTGA